Genomic window (Phycisphaerae bacterium):
TGTTGTTAATTAGAATCTGCAGGCTATTTCGGGCGGGTAACGGATTCAGGATGACCGGCTAGACCATTGACAGGAGGGAGGCTCTCCTGTACGATGGTATTACAACCTGTGTCGGTTTGGACGAAATCATGAAAGCCAAGTACGAAGCGTTGGCGGACGACCTGAAGCGGAAGATCTCAGCCCTGGAGCCGGGAACCCGTCTTCCGCCGGTACGCCAGATGGTCCAGGAGAGCGGGGTCAGCCAGTTTACGGTGGTTCGGGCGTTGGAGATTCTCGAGCAGGAGGGCTATGTGATCCGTCGCCCGACGGTTGGGACGTACACCTCGCGTCCGCGGCGAACGCAAGGTTTGGGCTCGGCCACGCGGCGGATACTGCTCCTGTCGCTGGATATCTGCGACATGGCCTTCAACGAGGTTCTTCGACGAACGCTGGTGGAGCGGGGATATCTGCCGCGGATTCACTATTTCGATCTTCGCGAGTCGCCGGAACGGTGGGTGCCGCGGGTGCGGGCGGATGGCATTCTCTTCCTGGCCGCCTGTCCGTCGCACGCGGTTCCGGTGTTGCGGAAGCGCGGCGTGCCGCTGGTCTGCCAGGGCGTGCCGTACTCCCGAGAGGAGGTCGATTGCACCTACGGCGACGAGCGGGGAGTGGGGGTGATGGCGGCCCGGCATCTTCTGGAGTTGGGGCACCGCCGGCTGGCGGTGCTGAACCACGAGCCGGACACGCCGGACGGCCGGGAGCGGATCGCGGGATTCCTGGATGAGGCCGAACGGGCGGCGGCCCAGGTGCGGGTGCTCGACTGTCACGCTGAGTTGCACTGCGATTCCCGGGAAACGGGCAAACGGAGGATCATGGAGACGCTGGAGGAGGGGGCGTTGGACTTCACCGGGCTTTTCGCGATCAACGATGCGGGGGCGGTTGGCGCCCTGCAGGCATTCTATCTGCGGGACATCCGCGTGCCGGATCGGGTGAGCGTGATCGGCTGTGACAACCGGGACGGGGCCGCGTACCTGTGTCCGGCCCTGACCACGTTTGAGTTCAGCCACGCCGACCGGGCCAACGGGTTGGTGGACATTCTCGAGGAAAGACTCCAGGGCAATGACGCGCCGGTTGTCCAGAAGGCGTTTGAGGCGAAGCTGATCGTCCGGGACTCGACGGGAAGGGCGGGGGATTACTGATTTGGGAGAATGGACATGAGCTGCCAGACTGTCTCTTCCGCAAATCCGAACTACGAACTTCGAGGCGCGCAGTCTTTTACCCTCATTGAGCTCCTGGTGGTTGTGGCGATCATCGCCGTATTGGTCGCCATGCTGCTGCCGGCGCTGGCGGAGGCGAGGGAGCAGGCTCGGGCGGCGGTGTGTCTGTCGAATCTGCGGCAGTTGGGACTGGCGTTCGAGGGTTACGCTCAGGACTTCGACGGGTATGTTCCCTGCGAGCGGGTCCGTCCGGAGGGAACCGCGGCGCAGTGGTATGACCTGCTCGGGATGGCGCGTATCATTCCAAGCCGCAAGGGCATTCTTGTCTGCCCCGGCAATCCGAAGGTCCTGGGCGATGAGGCGTGGGTGAACGATCCGAGCACCAACTACGCCCAGGCGCACGCGACGTGCTACGCGTTTCACTACCAGGAATTCCGGGCGGGCCGGCCGTGCTGGTGGCCGCCGTTCCGGATCGGACAGTTCGCCGAGCCGGCCCGCAAGATCCAACTGGTCGGCAGCGGGTACAGCTTCGCGGTCTACGCCACAGACTATATTCTGTTCGGCCATGAGTGGTATCTGGCCCAGGTCGCGTCCGTACATCATGCGGGCGCCCAGGCGCTCTACGCCGACGGCCACGCCGCGTGGGACAGCTACGCGAGCCTGACCGACCCGGCGAACCTGTCGTGGTTTTTCCCGGATTGGGAGTAGGGCGTTCCGTGTAGTTCCTCTCAGAACTCAATCGAGGAGGTTCCATGCGTTTAGCGATAGTGGCGGTGATGCTGGCGGCGGTTTCGGCGGCTTGGGCGGATGAACCGGTGCGGGTGTCGGTGGCGCTGGGGCCGCTCGAGGGGGGTCAGATGCTGGCCCGTGGCGAGGGAATCGAGGCGGCTTTGGCCAAGCCGGAATTCGTGGCCCAGGTCGCCGGCCGGACTTGCTGGACGATCCCCGCCAGCGGCGAAGAGGCCCGCTACCTGTACGTGCGGGTGACCGATCCGCGGCTCAAGGACGGGAGCATGGCGGTGAAGGTCTGGGCCGAGGTGCTGGACCAGCCGGGCGTGTTGCAGATCGACTACGACAGCTACCTCTTTCCGTGGAAGTCGCAGTCGGTGCAGAAGGGCGATACGGGGCAATGGAAGCGATTCGTCTTCGAACTGCCTGATGCGACGTTCATCAACCGCTGCAACGGCTGGGACTTGCGGTTTGCCTCGGATCAGGCGATGTCAATCGCGGCGATCGGGGTGGAACTGGTCGGGCGGACGATCGCGCCGGAGGGATTTAATCGCGATTGGAGTGTGGCCAGACTGAGCCGGACGGACCTGGCCCGCTGCGGGTTCGCCCACGGCGGGGTGTTCTGGGGCCCTGGAGGGATGACCAGGGATATCTACGAGAAGGAACTGGACCTGACCAGCGAGCTGGGCTTCGGCTGGATGCGATATTGGCCGGAGTGGGCGATGCTCGAGCCGAAGAAGGGCGAGTTCGACTGGACGCTGTCGGACTACATGGTGTCCGAGGCGAAGAAACGCGGGATCAAGATGGTGGGGCTGGTGGCGTTCGACACGATGTGGGCGGCCGACGCCCCGGACGAGGTGACCGACTGGTCGCGGACCAAGTATCCGCCGCGGAACTTAAAGGACCTATCGGACTACGTTTACGCCCTGGTCTCGCGGTACAAGGACGATGTCAAGTACTGGGAGGGATGGAATGAGCAGAACGCGGTAGGGGCGTTCTGGCTCGTTCCGCCGTCGGGCCGCGACCCGGTGGAGCACTACGTGGCGTGGCAGCGGACGTTCTACGAGGCGGCCAAGAAGGCGGACCCGCAGTGCGTGGTGCTGACCGGCGGTTTCGCCGACGGGGTGAACCTGATGCGCGAGCTCATCGGCTACTACGAGAAGGGGCTCAAGGGGACCTTCGACGCGATGAACATTCACAGCTACGGCAAGGACCCGCGGGAGCACTGGGTTCCCGGACAGATCGAGGGGGTCATCCGCGTGATGCGGCACTTTGGCGACGGCGACAAGAAGATCTGGATCACCGAGACGGGCTGGCCGGTGGAAAAACACCCGTACTCGGTGACTCCGGCGCAGCAGGCCCAGTGGGCGCCGTGGCAACTGGCGGTGCTGCTGAGCTACCCGCAGGTTGAGCGGGCCTTTTTCTACCAGCTTCGTGACACGACGTCGAATGATGCGTTCGGGTGGTACCACTTCGACTTTGTGGCGCGGCCGGTGGTGGCGGCGTGGAAGGAGTTCCTCAAGACCATGCCATCGACCGACGGTCAATAGCCTGACTGCTACCAGCGGTCGTCGGGATCGTTCTCGCCGCCGGCGCGGAGGGCGTAGAGTTCGAGGCGGTCGAAGTGGATCTGGAGTTTGATTGTTCGGCCGGCCAGTTCGCGCAGCGAGCGTTGGCCGCCGTCCCAGCGGAAGCGGCTCCAGTGCTGGTTGGTCCAGTAGTCGGCGTGGGTCTGATGGCAGGGCGGTTCGAATCCTTCGATTGGCTTGCCTTCAGGAGTCACGACGCGAACCTGGCAGACGCCGCCGGGAATGTGCGGACTTGCCGACGGTCCCTTGAGTTGGAGCCACAGGTCGCCGCCGGGCCAGTTGATCAGCTTGGTGGTCAGTTGTCCCGGCCAGGCGTCGGCGACGATGCCGACCATCAGGTTCGTCCGCTGCGACGCCAAGCCGATGGCGGCGTACGGATGCGGCTCGCCGGTGTGGTGCGAGCAGGACCGGCCGCTGACGTACCACCACAGTTCGCCGTTACGAAGCAGGGGGGCGTTGGAGGGCAGATCGATCCACGTCTCGTACCATGACCCTGTCGGTCCGCACGGAATAAACGCGCCGCGGCAGGAGAGTCGTCGCCAGTTCGTCCCGTCGCGGCTGGTGACCAGTTCGATATCGAGGGTGTCGGTGTTGGACCAGAGCCGCTGCACCCAGCCGACGTATTGATCGTGATACGGAAAACCCGCCATCGCGTAGAACTGGAGTTCCGGCGGGTCGGCCAGGTCCGGAGCCAGGACGAGTTTCGGCTCGGTCCAGTGCAGAAAATCCTCGCTGGTCGAGAGGAAGCACGCCCGTCCGCCGGCGCCCGCGGGATGATTGAAGCGACCCATCTCACGATGGCGGTTCAGGTGCACGAACCGGCCGTTGACGCGGGTCGGGATCAGGTTGCTCCGGTCACCGGTGACGTGGCTGACGGGTTCGGGATGCCACTTCCAGTGGACGCCGTCGCGGGAGAACGCCGCCATCAGGTCGTGCTCCTGCGACTCGGTGAAGCACAGCATCTTATAGCGGCGGGACTCGTCCGGGTCGTCCGGATCGTGGATGACCGACGGGCTGTCGAGCGTCCGCGCGCCTATGGGCATGTCGAGGATGATGTTGTTGTCGGTTGAATTCTCGAAGGGGACGTCGCCGATGGCCGGGCGCTCCCAGTGGAGGCCGTCGTCGCTGACCGCCAGGCAGATCCGGGTGCCGAAGGTCCGGCGGGCCTCCTTGGCGAACACTTGGTAGTACATGTGCAGCCGGTCGTTCTCCGGGCTGTGCAGCACGGTGCCGAACAGGACCACCGCCCGGTACTCCCAGGGGCGATGCGGCTTGAAGATCGGTTCGGGCAGCAGCTTGGGCGGACGAACCTGCCGCTGAAGGCGAAACGCGCTTTCGATCAGCTCGTCGTCGAGGAACAACTGGGTTCGGGCCAAGTCCATGAGCTTTCCCTCCGCGATGACAGGCCGCGGGTTCCGAGCCAAGTTGTGGCGGGCCGATGGCCGCCGCTCAATCGAACATCGGATAGACGATCAGGCCCGTGGCCAGTTTCGGATAGAAGTAGGTGCTCTTCTGGGGCATCAGCATCTTGTCCGAACAGACCTTGCGGACGGACTCGACCGGCGTGGGCGGCACGATCGCGCCCAGGGCGTTTGGATGCCCGTTGACGAACTCGACGGTCTCGTCGGCCCGGTGGAAGTACTCGATCTGCGGCTGATCGCCGTCGAGCCACTTGGGATAGACGACCTTCTCGAAGATGAAATTGTGCAGGATGGCCACCGGAAGCGTCCGCCAGGCCAGCGTGTACTTGTCGCGCATGTGGTCCAGCAGGTGCTCGCCGTCCTGCGGCCAGACCACCAGGGCCCGGTCCTCATCCGGCTTGACGAACGCGAACGACTGATCGCCGGTGGTGACCACCGCCTGCTCGAGGTGTTGAGGATCGTCCTGCTTGCTCACCCAGCGGGGATGGAACTGGTCCTTGAGGGCCTCCGCCAGTTCGGCCAGCGTAAAGGGCTTCAGGTTCATGACCACCCGGTGGGTCGGCAGGACCAGCAGCCCGGGTTCGGACATCGAGACGAACATGGCCGAGACGTAGTTGGCCGGGTGGTTCTGGTGGAGCTGGGCCTGTTGGGCCAGCAGATTGCGATAGTTCAGCGCGGTCGAGTAGCGATGGTGCCCGTCGGCGATGAACACCGGTTTGGGCGCCATCTTCGAGGCCAGCCAGTGGCGGGCGCTGCGCTCGGTGATTACCCAGACCTCGTTCTTCACGCCGTCCAGCACGCCCCAATAGGTCGGATTGCTCTGGGCCTTGGTGAACAGCACGTCGGCGATTT
Coding sequences:
- a CDS encoding substrate-binding domain-containing protein; its protein translation is MKAKYEALADDLKRKISALEPGTRLPPVRQMVQESGVSQFTVVRALEILEQEGYVIRRPTVGTYTSRPRRTQGLGSATRRILLLSLDICDMAFNEVLRRTLVERGYLPRIHYFDLRESPERWVPRVRADGILFLAACPSHAVPVLRKRGVPLVCQGVPYSREEVDCTYGDERGVGVMAARHLLELGHRRLAVLNHEPDTPDGRERIAGFLDEAERAAAQVRVLDCHAELHCDSRETGKRRIMETLEEGALDFTGLFAINDAGAVGALQAFYLRDIRVPDRVSVIGCDNRDGAAYLCPALTTFEFSHADRANGLVDILEERLQGNDAPVVQKAFEAKLIVRDSTGRAGDY
- a CDS encoding DUF1559 domain-containing protein, encoding MSCQTVSSANPNYELRGAQSFTLIELLVVVAIIAVLVAMLLPALAEAREQARAAVCLSNLRQLGLAFEGYAQDFDGYVPCERVRPEGTAAQWYDLLGMARIIPSRKGILVCPGNPKVLGDEAWVNDPSTNYAQAHATCYAFHYQEFRAGRPCWWPPFRIGQFAEPARKIQLVGSGYSFAVYATDYILFGHEWYLAQVASVHHAGAQALYADGHAAWDSYASLTDPANLSWFFPDWE
- a CDS encoding endo-1,4-beta-xylanase, which codes for MRLAIVAVMLAAVSAAWADEPVRVSVALGPLEGGQMLARGEGIEAALAKPEFVAQVAGRTCWTIPASGEEARYLYVRVTDPRLKDGSMAVKVWAEVLDQPGVLQIDYDSYLFPWKSQSVQKGDTGQWKRFVFELPDATFINRCNGWDLRFASDQAMSIAAIGVELVGRTIAPEGFNRDWSVARLSRTDLARCGFAHGGVFWGPGGMTRDIYEKELDLTSELGFGWMRYWPEWAMLEPKKGEFDWTLSDYMVSEAKKRGIKMVGLVAFDTMWAADAPDEVTDWSRTKYPPRNLKDLSDYVYALVSRYKDDVKYWEGWNEQNAVGAFWLVPPSGRDPVEHYVAWQRTFYEAAKKADPQCVVLTGGFADGVNLMRELIGYYEKGLKGTFDAMNIHSYGKDPREHWVPGQIEGVIRVMRHFGDGDKKIWITETGWPVEKHPYSVTPAQQAQWAPWQLAVLLSYPQVERAFFYQLRDTTSNDAFGWYHFDFVARPVVAAWKEFLKTMPSTDGQ
- a CDS encoding DUF1015 domain-containing protein, producing MAQIEGFRGIRYSLTQGTDISPYLAPPYDTIMTDQAKNRLLEHSPHNIVAIDLPYLPPKQAGPEHLYRQAGERLREWLEQDVLTREIEPAIYLYRQSFTYGGKNYIRRGFIGRLRLEELGKGSVLPHEQTYSGPKEDRLLLTRHSQAYISQVFCLYEDSDNEIADVLFTKAQSNPTYWGVLDGVKNEVWVITERSARHWLASKMAPKPVFIADGHHRYSTALNYRNLLAQQAQLHQNHPANYVSAMFVSMSEPGLLVLPTHRVVMNLKPFTLAELAEALKDQFHPRWVSKQDDPQHLEQAVVTTGDQSFAFVKPDEDRALVVWPQDGEHLLDHMRDKYTLAWRTLPVAILHNFIFEKVVYPKWLDGDQPQIEYFHRADETVEFVNGHPNALGAIVPPTPVESVRKVCSDKMLMPQKSTYFYPKLATGLIVYPMFD